Within the Zea mays cultivar B73 chromosome 10, Zm-B73-REFERENCE-NAM-5.0, whole genome shotgun sequence genome, the region CCGAATGAAAAGGTACTCACGTTTCTTCAATTCAGACCAGGCAGCCATTGCAGCATTCTTTTGAGCTTGCTTCTTGGTCTTGCCAGGATTGCCAGTAAATGCCTTTCCTGCCAACTCCACTGTGCATGCGAACACAGGCGTATGACCTGGCCCAGATCTAATAGTAGTATAGATGGGGAGTTTTAGACCAGCTCGATGAGCAGTTTCTTGAAGAAGATTCTTGTATATCCCGGTTTCATCCTGTGGAATAAACAGAGTTAGCCTCTCTGCTTCAACAACATTCCTCAAGCTGTTACATTGTAACTAGGGGTGATAATGGATCACGATTCAAATGTTTCTTCACGATTTGTTTGAgcccttaattaattttagttcaaaaataaatagaaatacagTCCGATCCTAATATGatccgatccttaaattttatagtgtaaaatttagtgcCCATTACCATCCCTAATTGTAACTCACTGTAATTGAAATATAAAGAAACATATTTAGTAAGCACAAATTCTCTCTGATCACCAATAAAAATACTGAATAGATAACATAAATGACATAAGTATTGACTATTTGTGTACATGGGAAGAAAAAGTTCACAAACATGCCACCTTGAAATTTCAACCACTTGCAACTGCAAAAACAGGTAATGAGGATGGGACAGTAAGCAAGTCAACATCAGACATCATAAAAGACGAACACCTTCCCAACCAATCTATTAATGAATAATACCACTTTAGTTTGACTTATTGCAGTAGGAATTGTCAGGAACAGCGAAATATCAATATATACTCTGCCACTGGGATTTGGCAGTGTCTGACACATCCACAAACCAGATGATATTTATTGTTCTTTGACTCCAGGAAAAGGATGGCTTGCAACTAATATCCGTGACACTTCATCATAATGTCAATTGGCAATGCAAGTAATCTTGTATATGGAAAATATAAAGGCTGAGATAGTAATTTTCAGCAAGTTTGGCTTAGTTAACATTAAAAAAACTTCATAGAAGAAACAGAGACGATATTTACCAATTAGTCTACCATGCTATGTAGTCAAATATTCAGCGTATGCCAAGAAACTAATCAGCTGGATATGATTTATGCCATGGATAATTATTCTACATGATCACAATGCTCATCGGAAACATCCATTTTCTGTCTTATAACCAGGCACGAAAAATCAACTGTAACCATTGTAAAGATTGCAGGAAGAAGCATATGCGTAGTGAACCAGTAGACTGGGAAAACACATAGGTGACTGAACTTCTCAAACATGTAACACTTGATTATGAATAACCTGCAGAAACATGACTTCCTGAAATCAAGAAGTGGTAATGTTTCTGTTTTGATCTCCAGTGCCTTAAAGAGGGAAAGAAAAGGAATCTCTAGGATGTTTGTAAGATTATTAAGCTTGTGATAGTTATCAACAGATGGCCAGCAAAGATGAAAGATGAGATCGTCTGTTCGCTGCTATACTTATGGTCGAAACCGAGGAAGGATATTATTTAACATATCCTACAATAAAATTACTGAGTTATCTAAGGTGAGTACACTGTCCTGGTAGTCAACTAATGTCTCTAGGTAGAATGTTCAAAAGGAGATTCTCCACACAAGCAACATGCTTCCAGAGGTATCAACAAAACTAACCAGAACTTTGGCAGCCAGCGTCGACGAAGGCCCCCTCTTTGATAACTCATTGAGTGCTACCTCAGCTGCCGCATGCTCCGCCTGCCGCAGAGTGGAACAAAACACTGGGCTCTCGAACATCTCCCCGTTGAAATTAACTGTAGCCTTAAACCGGGGTGCATGATCTGGTCCCTCCCGGATGCAGGAATAGGACGGCAGATTGAAGCAGCTCCTCTGAGCAAGCTCCTGGAGTTGGTTCTTATACATCTCTGCACCGAAACACACGCATATGTAATTACTAAACGTGTGACCATAATATTTTCACAAGGTGGAACGATATGAAGAAAGCATCTCCTGGCACAGAGACATATATTTCATAAATAAAAGGATGAACAGCACGAAAGGGAACATCTCCATGGTAGAAAGAAACACATACCTCCAGTGCTGGTGTGCCAAGCAAAGCTTCAGATTCGATAGCAGCTTCTGCCCATTCTTCCCCAGCTCCTTGTAAAAGCCTCGGCCTCCAGTTGCTGCAGCAAAGATAAGGAAGGTGAAGCAATAACTAGCGCTGTACCCGCTGTCCTGTAGAAGAACAAGTCCGGGGTTAAGGTTGAGCAATAAACCAAGTGTTGGGCCAGAAACAACAAGACGAGATCAATGCAGCCTTGCAGGAAGGTTC harbors:
- the LOC100280218 gene encoding uncharacterized protein LOC100280218, with translation MYKNQLQELAQRSCFNLPSYSCIREGPDHAPRFKATVNFNGEMFESPVFCSTLRQAEHAAAEVALNELSKRGPSSTLAAKVLDETGIYKNLLQETAHRAGLKLPIYTTIRSGPGHTPVFACTVELAGKAFTGNPGKTKKQAQKNAAMAAWSELKKLPRVGEPSSSSCPPDQDDEVQEQVVVTRTLASLNQANSGKVPHQKEKQQSNNRPSSRRCYPKPNTPFYRPFMQNQAYPSVPPDQAMYHLWHRMQVTANASLSSGTSYGQYKFLPTSSYAPHVPSFTSRAILQSG